The following DNA comes from Cryomorphaceae bacterium.
GGATCAGGGTTGATGTTTTGGCTGGAGGAGATAATCTTGGTCAGTACTTAATCCAAATGCCGACCGGAGCCGCACCAGCGACAATGTGGAATTATCCTATTGTGCTGACTGATGAGCTGCCAGCTGCTTCTGAAATTGCAGCCGGCGAGCCTTTCATGTTCTTCGCCAACCTTTCCCGCACTTCAGTTTATGGAGACAAGGGCGGTTTGGCATTGAAGATGCTTGATCAGGCTTCATTGACCGACGCCGAAGGCAATACCGTAAACTTAGCGCAAAATGATATGACCGCAATCAGAGCGGTTAAGCGTGTGGGTTATGTGAATACATTGCCGCAAGGTATTTGTGTAGTATCAACTGGAAACGCAACCTAAACCAAACTTACAGGGGGTGAGATTCCCCCTGTATTTTTTCTTATGATAACTGTAGCGCTGCCAACTTGGAATAATAAAGAAATCATCTTTCTCACAATGGAAGGACTGATACGACAGAAGCAATCACCCGAATGGGAACTGATTGTACTGGAGTGTATTTCTTTCAATGAGGTAGGGGGTGACTATTTTAAGAACTATTGGCCGAAGCTGAAAAAAGCCGGGTGTGTTCGATTGAAATACATTTACAGCAAAACGCGATTACCGCTAAACCAAAAATGGCTACAATTAGCGAAAGCAGCCGACCAGAAAAGTGTGACGTTTTGCCTTCAGGCTTCAGACGACTACCCACACGCGGAGCGCAATCAGAAAGCACATGAGGCTATTATGGCCGGAGCTGATTGGTACGATTGCAGGTCTTATTACCAGTATCATATCGGACTTGACAAGATGATATATTATAACAATGGACAGACCGGAGAACAGGACGTTAAAGAATGGAAGACCGGGTTTAACATTGCTTTGCGTACAGAAAAAATACGCAACATTCAATCTAAAAAGTACGTTCGCAGCGGCGTTGATTTTTGGCTGCTTACTCAAATGGGTGAGGTAAAACGCTATGTTGATCAGAATGATTACACGGGCCTAAGCACAACCGGAATGAACACAATCAGTACAAAGCGTTATGATTACTTCATGAATCCGCGTTACCCGTTCTACGAAACGGACAAAACGCCTGATGACATGAAAGTGCCGAAAGCAGTACTAAAAAAACTGTACGAACTTAAACCGCTTGCAGTCATTGATAAGGTAAAAATTGACAATGAATTGATATTAGTTGAATTTACCAAGTCTATAAACGGTCGTTTACCCGGACACAGGACAATGATCCCCAGGCACTCACTACCCTATTTTCAAATCAGGGATGCAATCAAAATAATTTATCACGATAACAAACAGGAGGAATACGAACTATGTACATAAAATTAGATATTAGCTGGCAAGGTAGAAAAGCCGGAGACACGATAAAAGTGGATGATAAGCACTACCCGTTTATCATTCAGAACAAAATCGGCACGAAGGTAAAACAGCCTGACTACGAAACTAAAGAAGAAAAGAAAGCACCAACACGCTCACGTAAAAAGAAAGCAGATGCAACGGACAACAACGAAAATAACTGAATACCTGAGCGGCGAACCTGTGCAGTTGCACGAGGCTAAGGCTTACATAAGGGTATTTCACAACAATGATGACAATTACATCTCATCGACATTGATACCTGCCGCGCGGTCTTACTTGGAGCAGTTGACAGGCGTTTCAGTGATGGAAAAGCGGATACTGGTCAGCGTCAAAACGGCACGAACTGAGTTCATGCTCCCCCAATGGCCGGTTAAGCAGATAGAAACAGTTTCACCGGATACATTGACTGAAGCAGACGGGTATTTGGATAACACCGCGGGTACTGATATTGAAATAGAATATATTACGGAAGCGTATATTTTGCCGCAAATAAAACAGGCAATTCTTAATCTGATTGGTCACTGGTACATTACGCGCGATATGTCAGAAGTTCCGGACTCAGTTTACATAATGGTTCAACAAATAAAGCGCTCAACATGGTTCGCATAGACCCCGGCAAGTTCAATGTATTTTTCACCCTGCAAACGTTATCGGTCGATGATGATGGCGCGGGCGGAACGAATGAGCCTGTTTGGTCTGATGTTGCGCACTTTTGGGGCGAATTGTCACAGAGCGGGTCAGGACGTGGTATCAGAGACACGCAATTTGTTTTTGACTATTCGTATCAGGTAAAAACGCATTACATGAGCGAACTGGAGCAACTTACAGAACGTGCCCGGCTTGTGACTAATCATGGATGGGTGCTGTACATAGACAATATTGAAAACATAGACACTAAGAATTTTTTCGCAGTCATTAAATGTTCAAAGGAAAAGTAAATGGCTAAACAGCAAGGCATATCGATAAACGTTGTCAAATCTTCATTACGCAATACCGTAAAGAATATTTCTGACAATGATAAACGTATGCAAGAGGCTATTAGTAAAGTGATTGCTGAGGTCGGAGTAAATATACAACGCGATGCAAAACGCAATGCACCCGTTGACTTCGGTTTTCTTAGGGCTTCGATATACTTGGATTTCAAAGGACAGGGCAGGCAGGATAAAAGCGGAATACGCGGCGGGCATAGGCAGTTAACGATACCATTGCCGCGTATCGAAAGCCGTAAAGATGGATTAGACGCGATCATTGGGAGTGATTTAGATTACTCATTGAAGATGGAGCGCCGCGATAGGTTTCTTCAGAGTGCATACAGAA
Coding sequences within:
- a CDS encoding phage gp6-like head-tail connector protein, encoding MEQLTGVSVMEKRILVSVKTARTEFMLPQWPVKQIETVSPDTLTEADGYLDNTAGTDIEIEYITEAYILPQIKQAILNLIGHWYITRDMSEVPDSVYIMVQQIKRSTWFA
- a CDS encoding HK97 gp10 family phage protein yields the protein MAKQQGISINVVKSSLRNTVKNISDNDKRMQEAISKVIAEVGVNIQRDAKRNAPVDFGFLRASIYLDFKGQGRQDKSGIRGGHRQLTIPLPRIESRKDGLDAIIGSDLDYSLKMERRDRFLQSAYRTWAPKIKPSIEKEINKILRKHQ